A single Carnobacterium inhibens subsp. inhibens DSM 13024 DNA region contains:
- a CDS encoding glycine zipper family protein, translating to MGELNNKENNQKNVEEKTDETSYLALGISLGLSFGAALGLVFDNLAIGIAIGMALGVAVGAGVDSQKSKNKSK from the coding sequence ATGGGAGAATTGAATAATAAAGAAAATAACCAGAAAAATGTTGAGGAGAAGACAGATGAAACGTCTTATCTTGCTTTAGGTATATCTTTAGGTCTTTCATTTGGTGCTGCTTTAGGACTGGTATTTGATAATCTAGCTATTGGAATTGCTATAGGTATGGCTCTTGGTGTTGCAGTTGGTGCAGGTGTGGATAGTCAAAAATCAAAAAACAAATCAAAATAA
- a CDS encoding tyrosine-type recombinase/integrase, whose protein sequence is MASIQKYTTKTKGSLYLFKAVSGYDKSGKAITTTRRGFKTKKQAKDAAVDFEAAVKNGGIVNDTNSTFEAVAIEWLEKHNNEVKQSTIKSQKSKINTACTYFGNRRIKDIKRREVENMIADLLDNEEKIDMRKSGKYKRGTVINIFQVVKMVFRYAKTYELINIDPTIDVGLPRRVKTLSDKKQNKIKFLNKPELINFLENVNKYSLDIEQAYLHLLAYSGMRAGEGLALQWNDIDFKNNTLDINKTLFTDGNSNKRYELNTPKSEASNRLISIDPLVIELLKKLKQYQNESKLAFGKGYHDANFVFAAPDGRPKTIGFMQWRLERICKMYGSKVNLHMLRHTHTSLCISSGMSIFEIQKRLGHSDIQTTMNVYAHLTKETEEIAAEKFSAFMAN, encoded by the coding sequence ATGGCTAGTATACAAAAATATACAACAAAAACTAAAGGATCTCTTTATTTATTTAAAGCCGTTTCTGGTTATGATAAATCTGGTAAAGCTATTACAACAACAAGACGTGGTTTTAAAACTAAAAAGCAAGCAAAAGATGCAGCAGTTGATTTTGAGGCAGCTGTAAAAAATGGCGGTATCGTTAATGATACTAATTCTACTTTTGAAGCAGTCGCTATTGAATGGCTTGAAAAACATAATAATGAAGTCAAACAATCAACAATCAAATCTCAAAAATCGAAAATAAATACAGCTTGCACCTATTTTGGAAATCGAAGAATAAAAGATATAAAGCGTAGAGAAGTTGAAAATATGATAGCAGACTTATTAGACAATGAAGAAAAGATAGATATGCGCAAAAGCGGAAAATATAAAAGAGGCACAGTAATTAATATTTTCCAAGTTGTTAAGATGGTATTTCGCTATGCTAAGACATACGAACTAATTAACATAGATCCTACTATTGATGTCGGCTTACCTAGAAGAGTTAAAACCTTAAGTGATAAAAAGCAAAATAAAATAAAATTTTTAAATAAACCTGAGCTTATTAATTTTTTAGAAAACGTTAATAAATACAGTCTTGATATTGAACAAGCTTATCTACATTTATTAGCCTACTCCGGCATGCGTGCTGGTGAAGGTTTAGCTTTACAATGGAATGATATAGATTTCAAAAACAATACCTTAGACATCAATAAAACGTTGTTTACAGATGGAAATTCAAATAAAAGATACGAACTAAATACACCAAAAAGCGAGGCATCAAATCGTCTGATATCTATTGATCCTTTAGTAATTGAACTACTAAAGAAACTAAAGCAATATCAAAACGAATCGAAACTCGCTTTTGGAAAAGGATATCATGATGCTAATTTTGTCTTTGCTGCACCAGATGGACGACCCAAAACAATTGGTTTCATGCAATGGCGTTTAGAACGTATTTGTAAAATGTATGGATCTAAAGTTAATCTTCACATGCTAAGACATACACACACAAGTTTGTGTATTTCTTCTGGTATGAGCATATTTGAAATACAAAAAAGATTGGGTCATTCAGATATTCAAACAACTATGAATGTCTATGCTCATTTAACAAAAGAAACAGAAGAAATTGCAGCCGAGAAATTTTCAGCTTTTATGGCCAATTAG
- a CDS encoding DUF4352 domain-containing protein — protein sequence MAKRKLFDEHGNEVKGRIKKPFYKKVWFWVVAVILIAIIGGSLGGEETVSDTTETKDATETKDSTPAKEESTFKVGDLVTVGDMEYTVNGMEVSKSVGPSIMPTEAKGTFLIVDVTVKNNGNEAKMVDSSFFKLKEGDKSFEADATGSMSANQGEDGQITNSFFLENLNPDIEMQGKIAFDISEEQANSTKTQLEVSTGAFGTETETINLH from the coding sequence ATGGCGAAAAGAAAATTATTTGACGAACATGGTAACGAAGTTAAAGGAAGAATTAAGAAGCCTTTTTACAAGAAAGTTTGGTTTTGGGTTGTAGCTGTTATATTAATCGCTATTATAGGTGGTAGTCTAGGTGGAGAAGAAACTGTAAGTGATACTACAGAAACCAAAGACGCGACTGAAACAAAAGATTCAACACCAGCAAAAGAAGAATCAACATTTAAAGTTGGTGATTTAGTGACTGTAGGAGATATGGAATATACTGTCAACGGAATGGAAGTTAGCAAATCAGTTGGTCCAAGCATCATGCCCACAGAAGCTAAAGGAACTTTCTTGATTGTGGATGTAACAGTTAAAAATAACGGAAACGAAGCAAAAATGGTTGATAGTTCTTTTTTCAAATTGAAAGAAGGAGATAAAAGTTTTGAAGCAGATGCTACTGGTTCTATGTCAGCGAACCAAGGTGAAGATGGTCAAATTACAAATTCTTTCTTCTTAGAAAACTTGAATCCCGATATTGAAATGCAAGGTAAAATAGCGTTTGACATCTCTGAAGAACAAGCAAACTCTACAAAAACTCAGTTAGAAGTATCTACAGGAGCTTTTGGAACAGAAACAGAAACAATCAATTTACATTAA
- a CDS encoding helix-turn-helix domain-containing protein: MNNQKKIIASNIKRLINENDISQKELSEQIGISPSTMSDYINLRSKPSHAVLQKIADYFGVGKSDIDTTYKDIEFISTLNKIPSRTYKLFNGSIAAGLPSTIEAVFEDDLKDIELPDVIMNGYAGHSDILIMKVNGDSMNNVIPHDSMIGVKKWEVNNLKKNDIVVFSDNGEFSMKRYLNDEKNKRIIFRPDSSDDSFSDVVISYESADNLNILGKVIVSIINYD; encoded by the coding sequence ATGAACAATCAAAAAAAAATTATTGCTAGTAACATAAAAAGACTTATAAACGAAAATGATATATCTCAAAAAGAACTATCTGAACAAATAGGAATTAGTCCGTCTACAATGAGTGATTATATTAATTTAAGATCAAAACCATCACATGCAGTTTTACAAAAAATTGCTGACTATTTTGGTGTAGGTAAAAGCGATATTGATACCACTTATAAAGATATCGAATTTATAAGCACTTTAAACAAAATTCCATCAAGAACATATAAGCTGTTTAATGGCTCTATTGCGGCAGGTTTACCAAGTACAATAGAAGCTGTATTTGAAGATGACTTAAAAGATATAGAATTACCAGACGTAATTATGAATGGGTACGCAGGTCATAGCGATATATTGATTATGAAAGTAAATGGGGATTCTATGAATAATGTTATTCCACATGATTCAATGATAGGTGTCAAAAAATGGGAAGTTAATAACCTAAAGAAGAACGATATAGTAGTTTTTTCAGATAATGGCGAATTTTCTATGAAAAGATATCTTAATGACGAGAAAAACAAACGAATTATATTTAGACCTGATTCTTCTGATGATAGCTTTTCAGATGTTGTGATAAGTTACGAAAGTGCAGATAATTTAAATATATTAGGAAAAGTTATAGTTTCAATTATTAATTACGATTAA
- a CDS encoding helix-turn-helix transcriptional regulator, producing the protein MKKQKTLKELREQYGISQSKLAEAFEVSSSTIYNHEKDSSKISDSLLKKYMYTFDIKYDDIFLGNKYDIFVFENKNKSTVFERAKDLTP; encoded by the coding sequence ATGAAAAAACAAAAAACTTTAAAGGAACTGCGAGAACAATATGGTATTTCTCAAAGTAAGCTAGCAGAAGCCTTTGAAGTATCGTCTAGTACTATATATAATCATGAAAAAGATTCTTCTAAGATTTCTGATTCTCTATTAAAAAAATATATGTACACATTTGATATTAAATATGATGATATTTTTTTAGGAAACAAATACGATATTTTCGTATTTGAAAATAAAAATAAATCTACTGTTTTTGAAAGAGCAAAAGATTTAACACCTTAG
- a CDS encoding BRO family protein, whose protein sequence is MTELQVFNFESSEVRTQFIDDEPWFVAKDVCDILEISNNRDAVSRLDDDEKATVGLTDGSQIRNYSIVNEFGLYNLVLSSRKPEVKVFKRWITHDVIPAIRKTGGYQVKSDPWDALSLMFEASKQTKEEVDEVKTRVVNLEENVSIDPGKYSYIGKCISQKVRQIGKERQWSMNKKQIALLYKDINKAVAEVSGVRTRSQLREKHFDKVMDLIDDWEPSIATRMLVHALEDIEVFPKNEEEY, encoded by the coding sequence ATGACTGAATTACAAGTTTTTAATTTCGAATCTAGTGAAGTCAGAACTCAATTTATTGATGATGAACCTTGGTTTGTTGCAAAGGATGTTTGCGATATTTTAGAAATTTCAAATAACCGTGACGCTGTTAGCAGACTAGATGATGATGAAAAAGCTACTGTCGGTTTAACCGACGGCAGCCAAATTAGAAATTATTCCATCGTTAATGAATTTGGTTTATATAACTTAGTATTATCTAGCCGAAAACCAGAAGTGAAAGTTTTTAAACGTTGGATTACGCATGATGTAATACCTGCTATTAGAAAGACTGGTGGCTATCAAGTTAAAAGTGATCCCTGGGATGCATTGAGCTTAATGTTCGAAGCGTCTAAACAAACTAAAGAAGAAGTTGATGAGGTGAAAACTAGAGTCGTCAATCTAGAAGAGAACGTATCAATTGATCCAGGTAAGTATAGCTACATTGGTAAATGTATTTCTCAAAAAGTTAGACAGATTGGTAAAGAAAGACAATGGTCCATGAATAAAAAACAAATCGCTTTGTTATACAAGGATATTAATAAAGCAGTAGCTGAGGTTTCAGGAGTAAGAACTAGATCCCAATTAAGAGAAAAGCACTTTGATAAAGTAATGGACTTAATTGATGATTGGGAACCTTCAATTGCTACCAGAATGTTGGTACATGCTTTAGAAGATATAGAAGTATTTCCGAAGAACGAGGAGGAATATTGA
- a CDS encoding helix-turn-helix domain-containing protein: MSIQLQLSDDLIVTNKSQLRELMQEMQIEIIKQYDAESPAMTMKEASKYIGVSEPTIKDMLDNKEIPGVNVGRIYRFNRYELDKWLAGKN, encoded by the coding sequence ATGTCAATCCAACTTCAATTATCGGACGACTTAATTGTAACGAATAAATCCCAATTACGAGAATTAATGCAAGAAATGCAAATAGAAATTATCAAACAGTATGATGCGGAAAGCCCAGCAATGACTATGAAGGAAGCTTCCAAATACATTGGAGTAAGCGAGCCTACTATCAAAGATATGTTAGACAACAAAGAGATACCAGGTGTTAATGTAGGCCGTATTTACCGTTTTAACCGTTATGAATTAGATAAATGGTTAGCAGGAAAGAATTAG
- a CDS encoding helix-turn-helix domain-containing protein, producing the protein MGDKIKIEGVLSKGYGIIPKLVMKDSDLTIEAKAIYAYISPYAGSGNSAFPSVSLICSDLDISENRFHKHKKVLVEKGYIEVNRERTSKGSWGSNVYTINSVINYQPSLQMT; encoded by the coding sequence ATGGGAGACAAAATAAAAATTGAAGGAGTTCTATCAAAAGGGTACGGGATCATCCCAAAACTTGTTATGAAGGATAGCGACTTAACAATTGAAGCCAAAGCTATATACGCTTATATAAGTCCTTATGCAGGTAGCGGAAATTCAGCATTTCCAAGTGTTAGTCTAATTTGTTCAGATTTAGATATTAGCGAGAACAGATTCCATAAACACAAGAAAGTTTTAGTAGAAAAAGGATACATTGAAGTGAATAGAGAACGCACTAGTAAAGGCTCTTGGGGCAGTAATGTATACACAATAAACAGCGTTATTAATTATCAACCATCCCTTCAAATGACGTGA